AGAGCCATAACTTCTGCGCCTTTCATTAGTGCTGACATGAGAAATACTGAGTTGACCATTGAGTCACGCCAAACTATTTTGAGCTGTCGCGCTAAAACAGGAACCAGGCGGTATATTGGAGTATGGAAGCCTTGAAGTAGGGTCCGGTCATCCAGacccatgaaacacacacagaaaccgAGGAGCTGCACCATGGCTTGGTCTTCCTGGAGCTGTACGACAGGTGTGAGCCAATGGCTGGACGAGCAGCGGTGCAGCTGGTGTGTGCCTCAACCATGTGGATTCAAAGCTAAATCTGGCTGTGTCATTTGACTGCTCCCATCTGTCAATGATTCATTTTACACTCACTGGCCtaacaaacagaaataataaCTTAACTGAGCAGCAAACATTCAATGTGAAACTTCTGCATAAGAGAAGAAGACGCACTTGTTGGAGCCAGGATTCGAACCAAGGTGAGCGGGGCATCATCTGGTGCCGACGCAGACGATCCACCGCTGCACTACATCACTGACACTGCTGGGTCAGTGCTCCGGACGCATTTACCTTTCACATTAGACCACACGAGCTGCAAAACTACACAGCCAACGCTGGGTATTGAACCCATGCCTTCCGATTGTTGCACCTCTGTTTGTCTCAGTGAGCTACTGCCTCACACCTGCTGCTCAGCTCCACTTACAACTGGCATCGGTTCATGATAAAGTGTTTTACACTgaggatataaaaaaaacttgatcAGTCAGGGATTTGATCCCACGGAGGAGCTTGCACTTCTACCGAGTCGACAGCGGAGTAAAAAATAATTTGGACCTCAGCCTTAATCTAAAAATAGACTGGTACCTATGCATCCCAGGTTATAAAAAATAAGCAAATAGTCGAAGAACATATATACATCTACTGACTGTGCTggctttaaatatttttgtttcaggGGACCTGAGCCGTCATAGCAATAAATAACAcccaaatatgatgaaaaagGTGAATAAAAAAGTTTAAGAATCAGTTTCAGACACACTGTTGAACGGACCTGATCCAGTGAGTCTCACTGTTGGTGGAAGTGACCAAGTGGCTTGGTGACCTGTTTGTACGTCCATGATAGAGAAGTTCACTGACAATTTGAAGTTGCACAGTGTTGTCACATTATAAAGTGCAACGTTCCGTTATGTCTTCCTCAGTGTTTTTATGCTTCACCATCTTCAAATTCAGCAATGTTACAGTCAATTCCAGGTGTAAAACTGGCAATAACACTGAACAATAAAACGGAACAGGACTGAACaggactgaaaaggagctgaaaCCCAGCTGTTTGGTCACTCAAGTCATTTAGAGTTTCtacaaagttttgttttgttgacttttttcactttcactgttATTCCATAGCCAAAACCTGACGTTTACCATGGAAAAAAAGGCACAAAAGCAATGACTTACCCCACACACTTACAAAGACATGACTGCAGTTATAAAGGGGAGTGTGATTCTGTGTGCGTGCGTCTCACCTTCCTGCACTCTGGGAAGGCTGGACTGGTCTACCTCCACCTCTGCCATCACAGCACCGTCACCATTGCTCTCTCCCCTGGAGACACGGAGACAAGTCAACATGTGTCACCCTACACTGACACAACACAACTCGGCCATGGAACGTCAGTGCCCGCTGGTGAGCGAGCTCTCCGGAACACCGAAGAGGCTCGTCACGGTCCGGTCCGTCTGCGGTGCAGTTGGACTACAAAGGTCCGAGTGTTCCCTCGAGTCCTCACCTGAGCTCCGTGCGAGTCAACAAGTCGGCAATGACAGCCAAGTCCACCCGCTCCGCGTCTCTCAACCGGGAAGCGTGTGCACGAGTACAACGACCCACTTTTGTAGAAAAGAAACGCAAACAAGTGTCCGCGCGCGAAGGAAAAACTAGCAGCCCGGTAATTAGATTCCGGTGTGGAGCAACTGTGAGctgcacttcttcttcttcttcctctccgccCCGCGTCCGGTGCTGCCTTCACGGACTCACGGGTAGAGTCGTAGACAATTGTTGTGAAGTAGAAACTCAGATTGGTTTAATGCAAGACTGTGGAATAATGTATTGTCCAGTGacactcaacaaaaacaacatgtacGTTTCTGTTTTGCAACAAATCTTTCATTAGAAATTTCACGAGAAATATCAAGCGCACCTACTGTAAATGCAGGGTCTCCAACAGCCAGTAAATGCAGCAACAACTCGCCAACTTGACAATTTCAACAAGTCTTTCAGCAGGTAAATCTGCTCGATTATATTTTCTCATTGCCGCAAATACCTTTCCGATCAGTCAGAGTATTGCCTGCACCTATAAGGGCTTTTTAAGAAACCAACAAGTCTTTCCAAACGTgctggcgccctctgctggccacAGGTCCGAGGTCCATCAACAGGTCACAAACCTGCTGGGCCACATAGCTCCTCACACAAGGACTCACAGGGAGTCACACTCGCAGGACAGGTTCTGCAGTCGTCGGCTATGATCGCCATCCGCTCGTGGCACGAGGGCGGATATTTTCAGTGGCAAACCTCCGTCACAGGATCAACTAGATGAGGTAGAAATGTGAAAACACCCCCACAAATAAGTTCATCTAAAGTGCTACCAACTGACTTATATGACTTATATGATTGTACGTTATGCTAGTAACTACTGACAGAGAAGCACTCCGAATATGTATAAAGGAGAAGTACCAGCGTGTTCTCTCTGCTATATCAGCATACTATCATGTTTTTGCCAGTGAGGATGAGTGACACAGATTCTAAATAGTCTCATATAATACCCTTCTTAATGCTATTTGTTGAACCACTCGCCACCACTCGTGTGGTAATGTATCACTGCATGTATATAAAAGCTATTTGAATAGACGTCCAGGTCCCCTGTGAATGGATATCACATTTTGCCTCGAGGCGTTTTCGACATTAATACAAGAAGCGTTTGGAATACGAGCATGTTCTGGCGAATAAAGCCATTACAAGTCTGCAGATCACGATGGAAAAAGCCACAAATGAAGCTGTCACATTACCAGCGCCAGGATACACTCGCATGTGAGGGCAAATTTATTTTGGAACCTAAACTAGGTCTCCAATCGGGCTGTCGACTAATGGAGAATATAAATCTTAATAGCTTTTTCATACTATAGTGTACCACCGAATAGACTTTCTGGACCTTTTGGAGCGGAAAATTAAATGTCAGCGTTGTTGAAGAGCCCCTCATTATCATGCACGCTGACGTCACCGTCAGCCAAACTTCCTGCCTCGGCAAGCTTGTTACCATGAACAGGACTTTAACTGCATGACTAAGAGCAGCCATCTCAAGAGGACAACTGCGGTGAATCAATCTGATTCAGTGGCCCGTACCATCTCCTCAATTGGCTGAAAATGTCAGGCGGCTTATGGGCTGGGAGGCCTTGGAAATGTTATCATTTCCTCCACACCTCCTCGCGGTTTTATGGCGAGTCCTCTATGGAGCTGCGTGTTTCCtccgtgtgtgtttgctgcCGCCATGATTCAAATGGCCCGGCAGGTAAATGAAGCGGCGGCGTAAAAAAACATTGACCATTTgtccctccacctgctcctcctgctgctggtgacATCTGCGACACTCCATTTACTAAGTCAGTAAAAACAGTCAATCAGGCCGATGAGCTGGTAAAACATGACTCTCACCTTGAAGCGCAGGCCACGACACTTGCCCTTTTATCGCCCCCATATTTCAGCCCGAGCGGCCTGCTGATTTATCGCGAGCGATATCGTGGCCGTGGCCCTGGAGAGTCAGCTGGATGCTGCGTTTATGAGTGGCTGGCATGCTGGAGGGGGGAAGTATATAACCCAGTTGGAGTCTCAACAGCTCCCACCAGTCCCCGCTGAAAACCCTGTGCACCGAGGCCAGACATCAACAGTGGAATGAAGTGGAAGCTGTGCTGGGCCCTGATACTCGTGGCCTCGGGTCCTTTGCTGGCGCACCCCATCACAGAATCTGCAGAGATGTCCTACCCCGAACTGGGTGAGTTGTATATTAGACTTCAAAGTCTTTTCAGCTTCTGTTGACTGTTGTCGTCCTCGGTGTCAGTGGCAGAGGAGCCGGGACGCAGACCTATGGTTGACCTGACCCTGTCTGACCGCTCCTTCCCTTCCTCAGACGGCGCTGCTCTTAGGTACTCATCACCTGTGGACATCAGTAGAGACGGTGAGATGCCTCTTTGTGAAGTGGAAGTTGAAGtcaagagagacagagggaggttGGAAATATCGCTGCTCAAGTCAGACAGAACTCGCAACTTAACTGCAAATGTAGGTTTCGCAACACAGCGATTTCTCGAGGAAATATCACGAGGATGGAGACAGActctggagctttttttttttttttaaacttacacTTTTGGCTCTTAATGAAGTGATCGTTACTCCCTCGCAGGTTTCAGAAATCCAGCCCTGCTTTCGAGGGGGATGAATTCAGAGGTGAGTTTTCTACACGGCAAACGTCTGGAGACATCAAACACCTGTTTACCGCTCTCTCCGCCAGGTCCTGCTGGAGAAACAAAGCCTTCTAAAGCCCTTCAGTCGTCTGCTGGGCATCCACAAGCAGTTCAGGAAGCGAGGCGGGGATTCTGAGTGTTTCTGGAAGTACTGTGTCTGAAAGACTCAGACAAATAGATCATCACCAAACTTGCACCCGTCAGAATTCATGGAcaccttctctccctctgagcAGCCTTTAACTTGTTGATCCGCGTGTGGTTTGTATTTTGAGATGTTAGACTGTGCAGAACTCCAAATAAACTCTACCCACAGTAAACTGCATGTGATGGTCCGACGTTAAAGCAAAAAGACGCAAACCTccagagtgtgtttttgttttttatcattttctcattttttttttattattgtacaGCAGAAAGAATATAAAgcattcaaaaacattttccattttttagggcaattcaaaatgttttgcatGGCTTCAGCAGCTGAAATCTCGTTATTTTTTGTAACATATCCATCGAGTTAGTGACGCTTGTACATGCAcagttacaaaaataaaaggttcaaaaaagaggggaggggggcgaGAAGGAAGCCAACACAATAGGAGGAAACCAaggaagagatgagacttttcCAGGAGCAGAGGGGGATTTTCAGGTCACATAACAGGGTGAGACAGAGGAAGAGTGAGAAAGGGAAAGTAGATCTAACACTAGTTCACATGCAGAGTGTCAAAGATCCTCCACTTTCTATCAAAGCAGggtctttgttttcttctcgGTTTTTGGAATCGATGAAACGTGCAGTTCGGTAAAGGGTGCCGTAAAATTGCGGTCCATAAACTACTGAATGCTCGTCTTGCAATACTTGCATTTGCATAAGAGGACGTCCGCTGCACAAGCGTCCAACCTCTTGAGACTTCCCTCGGTTCTTTATTGCTCTTTGCCCATGGATGCTATTGTAACCTGTCACTGTTGTCCCATCGGCTCTGTGCGCCCACACTGTTCATACTCTGAGTCTGAGTCAATCTCTCAAAATTTGGCTTCCTAACACAAGTGGCATATTAAAGGTCGTATTTTGAGTGGTTTTTAAGGGGAGATGGGCATCACGGCAGTCAGCGCCAAAGAAGTCTACAACCCTTTCGATCAGGCAGTGTTCAAGTCGTGTCTCGTACATCTTTGACGGATGAGCTCATCCACTTAAGAGAAGTGGAATTGGGCCGGATCAATCGGAGAATGAACAAAAGGCTACAAAAACTAAGCTGGATTTGGAAATCATTTGCGTCGTCTTAAGACCTCCGTCTGCCCTCCGGTCACATGCCATGTCGTCTGCCCTCGTCCTGTCACTCCAAAGGCTCATCCGAGTCCTGCCTGGCTACTGATTCTAGGAAAAGGAACATGCTTTTTGGTGCACTTCTGTCACCCAGTTAACTATTTTACCCATGCAAGCGTAAGAAATCCTCCTTTGGttgcctccacttcctgttctgctCTACCAAGCAGACCGcggtggggggaaaaaaaaagcaaatgaagttTCAGTCAGCCACGTTTGAGGGTTCAAAGGAAGAAAGTGGAGAAACTGATCAAGTCTACTGGAGTGCTTTGACGGAAATAAAGGAGGGCAGGTCATGATGCTCGCTCATCTGGACAGACACTTCTGCAATAGCTGTCATTATCGCTGAAGTAGAAATGTGGCCGCTTCAAGGGCAGAACATGATTCCGCCACATATGGCTAATTTCTGCTGTGAATTATGTCCAATCACCTTATATCTGAAGGATAATGCGGCTCTCCGGAAGATGGAAGAAACCATCCAGACGAAGTGACCTTGGCTGATCGCTGGAGGAGCGTGAGATCCTCTGCACTCTAGATGGCCGTGCTTAAAAGAGAGACGCATCTGGAAAGAGCCCTGGCCAAAGGTTAAGGACCGGACCCTGAAAATAAACGGAGCTCAAAGAGAATTTCAACGAAGGTTGGAGAAAG
This portion of the Synchiropus splendidus isolate RoL2022-P1 chromosome 18, RoL_Sspl_1.0, whole genome shotgun sequence genome encodes:
- the LOC128749676 gene encoding urotensin-2-like; this translates as MKWKLCWALILVASGPLLAHPITESAEMSYPELVAEEPGRRPMVDLTLSDRSFPSSDGAALRYSSPVDISRDGFRNPALLSRGMNSEVLLEKQSLLKPFSRLLGIHKQFRKRGGDSECFWKYCV